The following proteins are encoded in a genomic region of Columba livia isolate bColLiv1 breed racing homer chromosome 17, bColLiv1.pat.W.v2, whole genome shotgun sequence:
- the THOC5 gene encoding THO complex subunit 5 homolog, translating to MSSESSKKRKPKVIRTDGGPQEPKRGRGDGDQDVRYYSEECEVDLRDPIKDYELYRDTCQELQRLMAEIQELKSRGIKDNASEIDERRIQSCVHFMTLKKLNRLAHIRLKKGRDQTHEAKQKVDAYHLQLQNLLYEVMHLQKEITKCLEFKSKHEEIELVSLEEFYKEAPPEISRPAVTLAEPHQQTLARLDWELEQRKRLAEKYKECLSSKEKILKEIEVKKEYLSSLQPRLNSIMQASLPVQEYLFMPFDQAHKQYETARHLPPPLYVLFVQASAYGQACDKKLIVAIEGSVEEAKALYKPPEDSQDDESDSDAEEEQTTKRRRPTLGVQLDDKRKEMLKRHPLSVTIDLKCKDDNVLHLTFYYLMNLNVMTVKAKVTTAVEMTTAVSAGDLLSPDSVLNCLYPGDHGRKTPNPANQFQFDKVGILTLSDYVTELGHPYVWVQKLGGLHFPKDQPQHAVAADNALSASHMELTVKLLRSRLQSRLALHKQFASLEHGVVPVSSECQHLFPTKIVSRLVKWTAITYEDYAELPYTKDVIEAGLAEDTHLYYMALIERGTAKLQAAVVLNPGYATLPPVFSLCLNWKGERNSSNDDNIRAMESEVNVNYKELWGPKPGYQLLTNQLQRLCMVLDVYLETEPHDPSVEGPKEFPQEKMCLRLVKGPMRLKPFKFNYPQGFFSHR from the exons ATGTCGTCAGAGTCCAGCAAGAAGAGGAAACCCAAAGTGATCCGCACAGATGGGGGCCCACAGGAGCCCAAGCGGGGCAGGGGCGATGGCGACCAG GATGTTCGGTACTACAGCGAGGAGTGCGAGGTGGATCTGCGTGACCCCATCAAAGACTATGAGCTCTACAGAGACACCTGCCAGGAGCTCCAGAGACTGATGGCAGAAATCCAGGAGCTGAAGAGCAGGGGCATCAAGGACAAT GCGTCCGAGATCGACGAGCGGCGGATTCAGAGCTGCGTCCACTTCATGACCCTGAAGAAGCTGAACCGCCTGGCTCATATTCGGCTGAAGAAAGGGAGAGACCAAACTCACGAg GCAAAGCAGAAGGTGGATGCGTATCACCTGCAGCTCCAGAACCTGCTCTATGAGGTGATGCACCTGCAGAAAGAGATCACCAAGTGCCTGGAGTTCAA GTCAAAACATGAGGAGATTGAGCTGGTGAGTCTGGAGGAGTTTTACAAAGAGGCCCCCCCCGAAATCAGCCGGCCTGCTGTCACCCTGGCCGAGCCCCACCAGCAGACCCTGGCCCGCCTGGACTGGGAGCTGGAGCAGCGCAAGAG GCTGGCAGAGAAGTACAAGGAATGCCTGAGCAGCAAGGAGAAGATCCTGAAGGAGATCGAGGTGAAGAAGGAGTATCTGAGCAGCCTCCAGCCTCGCCTCAACAGCATCATGCAG GCCTCCCTGCCTGTGCAGGAGTATCTCTTCATGCCTTTCGACCAGGCACACAAGCAGTACGAGACAGCCCGGCATCTCCCACCACCGCTCTACGTTCTGTTTGTTCAAGCCAGTGCCTACGGGCAGGCCTGTG ATAAGAAGCTCATAGTGGCCATTGAGGGGAGTGTCGAGGAAGCCAAAGCGCTGTACAAGCCTCCTGAGGACTCGCAGG ATGACGAAAGTGATTCGGACGCGGAGGAGGAGCAGACCACG AAGCGGCGCAGACCCACCCTGGGTGTGCAGCTGGATGACAAGCGCAAGGAGATGCTCAAGCGACACCCCTTGTCCGTCACCATCGACCTCAAGTGCAAGG ATGACAACGTCCTTCACCTGACTTTCTATTACCTGATGAACCTCAACGTCATGACAGTGAAAGCCAAGGTGACCACTGCCGTTGAGATGACAACAGCCGTCAGCGCTGG TGACCTGCTCTCCCCGGATTCCGTCCTCAACTGCCTCTATCCAGGAGACCACGGGAGGAAAACGCCCAACCCGGCCAACCAGTTCCAGTTTGATAAAGTGGG TATCCTGACCTTGAGCGACTACGTGACAGAGCTGGGGCACCCCTACGTGTGGGTGCAGAAGCTGGGCGGCCTCCATTTCCCCAAGGATCAGCCTCAG caCGCAGTCGCTGCGGACAACGCGCTGAGCGCCAGCCACATGGAGCTGACGGTGAAGCTGCTGCGCTCGAGGCTGCAGTCCCGCCTGGCTCTGCACAAGCAGTTTGCGTCGCTCG AGCACGGTGTTGTGCCGGTCTCCAGCGAGTGCCAGCATCTCTTCCCCACCAAGATCGTCTCGCGCCTGGTGAAGTGGACTGCCATCACCTATGAGGACTACGCG GAGCTGCCCTACACTAAAGACGTGATTGAGGCTGGCTTGGCTGAAGACACTCACCTCTACTACATGGCTCTGATCGAAAGGGGAACAG CCAAGCTCCAGGCCGCCGTGGTGCTCAACCCTGGCTATGCCACGCTGCCGCCCGTCTTCAGCCTATGCCTCAACTGGAAAGGAGAGCGGAACAGCAGCAATGATGACAACATTCGG GCCATGGAGAGTGAGGTCAATGTCAACTACAAGGAGCTGTGGGGGCCCAAGCCGGGGTACCAGCTCCTCACCAACCAGCTGCAGCGCCTGTGTATGGTGCTGGACGTCTACCTGGAGACCGAGCCGCACGACCCCAGCGTGGAGGGGCCCAAGGAGTTTCCCCAGGAGAAGATGTGTCTGCGCCTCGTCAA GGGCCCGATGCGCCTGAAGCCCTTCAAGTTCAACTACCCTCAGGGCTTCTTCAGCCATCGCTGA
- the NEFH gene encoding neurofilament heavy polypeptide isoform X1, producing MSLMLETLLGPPGGLRKEPGRVAPRSAASSGFYSWPGPVVGRARGAGAGGGSAAASSTESLDSLNGEPRARNEKELLQVLNDRFAGYIERVRALEQQNRALAAEAAALRQQQAGRSAMGELYARELRDMRATVLRLGAEKGQLRLERSRLAEDVAALRGRLEEEARQRSELEAAARGLAQRSAQEERARGPLEERARALREEAELLRRQHRAEVGALLRGARPEAPAEPPSALRPGVTAALRDLRAQLEGTAARSTLQAEEWFRVRLDKLSEVAKVNTDAIRLAQEEISEYRRQLQAKTTELEALKGTQESLERQRQDSEERHHADVLSYQETIQQLDSELRNTKWEMAAQLREYQDLLNVKMALHIEIAAYRKLLEGEEYRIETGIGMLSFPEVVPKAPSITTNIKVKSEEKIKVVEKSEKETVIVEEQTEEIQVTEEVTEEDEAEKETEEEKAEAEGEEEEKVEAEGEEEEAKSPAKEEVKSPEKPKSPSKEEAKTPGVKSPEKPATPSKEEAKSPAAKSPEKPATPSKEEAKSPAAKSPEKPATPSKEEAKSPAAKSPEKPPTPSKEEAKTPAVKSPEKLPVPSKEEARTPTVKSPEKPATPSKEEVKTPSVKSPERPPTPSKEEAKTPAVKSPEKPPTPSKEEAKTPAVKSPEKPPTPSKEEAKTPAVKSPEKPPTPSKEEAKTPAVKSPEKPPTPSKEEAKTPTVKSPEKVKSPLKEEAKSPQKEVAPAKEPTPSPPKEPKAPAKEEQPKEVKAPSKPGAEEGRKEEAPKKDVPVKVVEKPKEKVAAVPEPPAPQVKEPTKPGPKPVEEGKADKEVPPKPQQEVGKVAAKEAEKPKAEEKAEEPKKEKAEEPKKEKAEEPKKEKAEEPKKEKAEEPKAKAKPKDEPKASKEPPKAEPPSKESKAPEPGKK from the exons ATGAGCCTGATGCTGGAGACGCTGCTGGGGCCCCCGGGGGGGCTCCGCAAGGAGCCGGGCCGCGTTGCCCCGCGCTCCGCCGCCTCCAGCGGCTTCTACTCGTGGCCGGGCCCGGTGGTGGGGCGGGCTCGGGGCGCGGGGGCTGGCGGAGGTAGCGCGGCCGCGTCCTCCACCGAGAGCCTGGACTCGCTGAACGGCGAACCGCGGGCGCGGAACgagaaggagctgctgcaggtgctGAACGATCGTTTCGCCGGCTACATCGAGCGGGTGCGGGCGCTGGAGCAGCAGAACCGGGCGCTggcggcggaggcggcggcgctGCGGCAGCAGCAGGCGGGACGCTCGGCCATGGGCGAGCTGTACGCGCGGGAGCTGCGCGACATGCGGGCGACCGTCCTGCGGCTGGGCGCCGAGAAGGGGCAGCTGCGGCTGGAGCGATCCCGCCTGGCCGAGGACGTGGCCGCGCTCCGGGGGCGGCTGGAGGAGGAAGCCCGGCAGCGAAGCGAGCTGGAGGCGGCGGCCCGCGGGCTGGCCCAGCGCTCCGCGCAGGAGGAACGGGCGCGGGGGCCGCTGGAGGAGCGAGCCCGAGCCCTGCGGGAGGAGGCGGAGCTGCTGCggcggcagcaccgggcagAGGTGGGAGCGCTGCTGCGGGGAGCCCGCCCCGAGGCGCCCGCCGAGCCTCCCTCCGCCCTGCGCCCCGGTGTCACCGCCGCCCTCCGCGACCTGCGCGCCCAGCTGGAGGGCACGGCGGCCCGCAGCACACTCCAGGCTGAGGAGTGGTTCCGCG TGAGGCTGGACAAGCTCTCGGAGGTTGCCAAGGTGAACACAGATGCCATCCGCTTGGCCCAGGAGGAGATCAGTGAGTACCGGCGCCAACTCCAGGCCAAGACCACGGAGCTCGAGGCCCTCAAAGGGACACAGGAGTCACTGGAGAGGCAGAGGCAGGACTCGGAGGAGCGCCATCATGCAGATGTCCTGTCCTACCAG GAAACCATCCAGCAGCTTGACAGTGAGCTGAGGAACACCAAGTGGGAGATGGCAGCTCAGCTCCGGGAGTACCAGGATCTGCTCAATGTCAAAATGGCCCTGCACATCGAGATTGCTGCCTATAG GAAGCTCTTGGAAGGAGAGGAATATCGGATTGAGACTGGCATTGGGATGCTCTCCTTCCCTGAGGTGGTCCCCAAGGCTCCCAGTATCACCACCAACATCAAGGTGAAGAGTGAGGAGAAGATCAAAGTGGTGGAAAAATCTGAGAAGGAGACGGTGATTGTGGAGGAACAGACAGAGGAAATCCAGGTGACTGAGGAGGTCACAGAGGAGGATGAGGCTGAGAAAGAAACTGAAGAGGAGAAAGCTGAAGCAGAGggtgaagaagaggagaaagttGAAGCAGAGGGTGAAGAAGAGGAGGCCAAGTCTCCTGCAAAAGAGGAGGTCAAGTCCCCAGAGAAACCCAAGTCCCCCTCAAAGGAGGAGGCCAAGACCCCAGGCGTGAAGTCCCCAGAGAAACCTGCAACCCCCTCAAAGGAGGAGGCCAAGAGCCCAGCTGCGAAGTCCCCAGAGAAACCTGCAACCCCCTCAAAGGAGGAGGCCAAGAGCCCAGCTGCAAAGTCCCCAGAGAAACCTGCAACCCCCTCAAAGGAGGAGGCCAAGAGCCCAGCTGCAAAGTCTCCAGAGAAACCCCCAACTCCCTCAAAAGAAGAGGCAAAGACTCCAGCTGTCAAATCCCCAGAAAagctcccagttccctcaaaGGAGGAGGCCAGAACCCCAACGGTGAAGTCCCCAGAGAAACCTGCAACACCCTCAAAAGAGGAGGTCAAAACTCCATCTGTCAAATCCCCAGAGAGACCCCCAACCCCCTCTAAAGAAGAGGCCAAGACCCCAGCTGTGAAGTCCCCTGAAAAACCTCCAACCCCCTCTAAAGAGGAGGCCAAGACCCCAGCTGTGAAGTCCCCTGAGAAACCTCCAACCCCCTCTAAAGAGGAGGCCAAGACCCCAGCTGTGAAGTCTCCTGAGAAACCTCCAACCCCCTCTAAAGAGGAGGCCAAGACCCCAGCTGTGAAGTCCCCTGAGAAACCTCCAACCCCCTCTAAAGAGGAGGCCAAGACTCCAACTGTGAAGTCCCCTGAGAAAGTCAAATCTCCTCTGAAGGAGGAGGCCAAGTCCCCACAGAAGGAAGTGGCCCCGGCCAAGGAGCCCACTCCCTCCCCTCCAAAAGAGCCGAAAGCCCCTGCGAAGGAAGAGCAGCCCAAGGAGGTGAAGGCTCCCTCCAAGCCTGGAGCAGAGGAGGGCAGGAAAGAGGAAGCTCCCAAGAAGGACGTCCCGGTCAAGGTGGTGGAGAAGCCCAAGGAGAAGGTGGCTGCTGTGCCAGAGCCTCCAGCCCCGCAGGTGAAGGAGCCCACCAAGCCAGGCCCCAAACCTGTGGAAGAAGGAAAGGCTGATAAGGAGGTTCCACCAAAACCTCAGCAGGAGGTTGGCAAAGTGGCTGCAAAGGAGGCTGAGAAGCCAAAAGCTGAGGAGAAGGCGGAGGAGCCCAAGAAGGAGAAGGCGGAGGAGCCCAAGAAGGAGAAGGCGGAGGAGCCCAAGAAGGAGAAGGCGGAGGAGCCCAAGAAGGAGAAGGCGGAGGAGCCCAAAGCtaaagcaaaacccaaagatGAGCCCAAAGCCAGTAAAGAGCCCCCCAAGGCTGAGCCCCCCAGCAAGGAGAGCAAAGCCCCAGAGCCAGGGAAGAAGTGA
- the NIPSNAP1 gene encoding protein NipSnap homolog 1, which translates to MAVARNGGSAALRQLRGGIPGGARGYSRDAEGSWFRSLFVHKVDARKDAHSNLLSKKETSNLYKIQFHNVKPECLDAYNSLTEQVLPKLHSDADYPCDLVGNWNTWYGEQDQAVHLWRFSGGYPALMDCMNKLKQNKEYLEFRKERSRMLLSRRNQLLLEFSFWNEPLPRQGPNIYELRTYKLKPGTMIEWGNNWARAIKYRQENQEAVGGFFSQIGELYVVHHLWAYRDLQSRAETRNAAWSKRGWDENVYYTMPLIRTMESRIMIPLKISPLQ; encoded by the exons GGGGTACTCGCGGGACGCTGAGGGCAGCTGGTTCCGCTCCCTCTTTGTACACAAGGTCGATGCCCGCAAGGATGCCCATTCCAACCTCCTCTCCAAGAAGGAGACCAGCAACCTCTACAAGATCCAGT ttCACAATGTGAAGCCGGAGTGCCTGGATGCCTACAACAGCCTGAC AGAGCAGGTGCTGCCCAAGCTGCACTCAGATGCCGACTACCCCTGCGACCTGGTGGGCAACTGGAACACGTGGTATGGCGAGCAGGACCAGGCAG TGCACCTCTGGCGCTTCTCGGGCGGGTACCCGGCCCTCATGGACTGCATGAACAAGCTCAAACAGAACAAG GAGTACCTGGAGTTCCGCAAGGAGAGGAGCCGGATGCTGCTGTCCCGCAGGAACCAGCTGCTCCTGGAGTTCAGCTTCTGGAATGAGCCCCTGCCCCGCCAGGGACCCAACATCTATGAGCTCAGGACGTACAAGCTGAAG CCAGGGACCATGATTGAATGGGGCAACAACTG GGCTCGCGCCATTAAGTACCGGCAGGAGAACCAGGAGGCGGTCGGCGGGTTCTTCTCGCAGATCGGGGAGCTGTACGTTGTGCATCACCTCTGGG CCTACAGGGACCTGCAGTCCCGGGCGGAGACGAGGAACGCTGCCTGGAGTAAGAGGGGCTGGGACGAGAACGTGTACTACACGA TGCCGCTGATCCGGACCATGGAGTCACGGATTATGATTCCCCTGAAGATCTCCCCCCTGCAGTGA
- the NEFH gene encoding neurofilament heavy polypeptide isoform X2 yields the protein MSLMLETLLGPPGGLRKEPGRVAPRSAASSGFYSWPGPVVGRARGAGAGGGSAAASSTESLDSLNGEPRARNEKELLQVLNDRFAGYIERVRALEQQNRALAAEAAALRQQQAGRSAMGELYARELRDMRATVLRLGAEKGQLRLERSRLAEDVAALRGRLEEEARQRSELEAAARGLAQRSAQEERARGPLEERARALREEAELLRRQHRAEVGALLRGARPEAPAEPPSALRPGVTAALRDLRAQLEGTAARSTLQAEEWFRVRLDKLSEVAKVNTDAIRLAQEEISEYRRQLQAKTTELEALKGTQESLERQRQDSEERHHADVLSYQETIQQLDSELRNTKWEMAAQLREYQDLLNVKMALHIEIAAYRKLLEGEEYRIETGIGMLSFPEVVPKAPSITTNIKVKSEEKIKVVEKSEKETVIVEEQTEEIQVTEEVTEEDEAEKETEEEKAEAEGEEEEKVEAEGEEEEAKSPAKEEVKSPEKPKSPSKEEAKTPGVKSPEKPATPSKEEAKSPAAKSPEKPATPSKEEAKSPAAKSPEKPATPSKEEAKSPAAKSPEKPPTPSKEEAKTPAVKSPEKLPVPSKEEARTPTVKSPEKPATPSKEEVKTPSVKSPERPPTPSKEEAKTPAVKSPEKPPTPSKEEAKTPAVKSPEKPPTPSKEEAKTPAVKSPEKPPTPSKEEAKTPAVKSPEKPPTPSKEEAKTPTVKSPEKVKSPLKEEAKSPQKEVAPAKEPTPSPPKEPKAPAKEEQPKEVKAPSKPGAEEGRKEEAPKKDVPVKVVEKPKEKVAAVPEPPAPQVKEPTKPGPKPVEEGKADKEVPPKPQQEVGKVAAKEAEKPKAEEKAEEPKKEKAEEPKKEKAEEPKAKAKPKDEPKASKEPPKAEPPSKESKAPEPGKK from the exons ATGAGCCTGATGCTGGAGACGCTGCTGGGGCCCCCGGGGGGGCTCCGCAAGGAGCCGGGCCGCGTTGCCCCGCGCTCCGCCGCCTCCAGCGGCTTCTACTCGTGGCCGGGCCCGGTGGTGGGGCGGGCTCGGGGCGCGGGGGCTGGCGGAGGTAGCGCGGCCGCGTCCTCCACCGAGAGCCTGGACTCGCTGAACGGCGAACCGCGGGCGCGGAACgagaaggagctgctgcaggtgctGAACGATCGTTTCGCCGGCTACATCGAGCGGGTGCGGGCGCTGGAGCAGCAGAACCGGGCGCTggcggcggaggcggcggcgctGCGGCAGCAGCAGGCGGGACGCTCGGCCATGGGCGAGCTGTACGCGCGGGAGCTGCGCGACATGCGGGCGACCGTCCTGCGGCTGGGCGCCGAGAAGGGGCAGCTGCGGCTGGAGCGATCCCGCCTGGCCGAGGACGTGGCCGCGCTCCGGGGGCGGCTGGAGGAGGAAGCCCGGCAGCGAAGCGAGCTGGAGGCGGCGGCCCGCGGGCTGGCCCAGCGCTCCGCGCAGGAGGAACGGGCGCGGGGGCCGCTGGAGGAGCGAGCCCGAGCCCTGCGGGAGGAGGCGGAGCTGCTGCggcggcagcaccgggcagAGGTGGGAGCGCTGCTGCGGGGAGCCCGCCCCGAGGCGCCCGCCGAGCCTCCCTCCGCCCTGCGCCCCGGTGTCACCGCCGCCCTCCGCGACCTGCGCGCCCAGCTGGAGGGCACGGCGGCCCGCAGCACACTCCAGGCTGAGGAGTGGTTCCGCG TGAGGCTGGACAAGCTCTCGGAGGTTGCCAAGGTGAACACAGATGCCATCCGCTTGGCCCAGGAGGAGATCAGTGAGTACCGGCGCCAACTCCAGGCCAAGACCACGGAGCTCGAGGCCCTCAAAGGGACACAGGAGTCACTGGAGAGGCAGAGGCAGGACTCGGAGGAGCGCCATCATGCAGATGTCCTGTCCTACCAG GAAACCATCCAGCAGCTTGACAGTGAGCTGAGGAACACCAAGTGGGAGATGGCAGCTCAGCTCCGGGAGTACCAGGATCTGCTCAATGTCAAAATGGCCCTGCACATCGAGATTGCTGCCTATAG GAAGCTCTTGGAAGGAGAGGAATATCGGATTGAGACTGGCATTGGGATGCTCTCCTTCCCTGAGGTGGTCCCCAAGGCTCCCAGTATCACCACCAACATCAAGGTGAAGAGTGAGGAGAAGATCAAAGTGGTGGAAAAATCTGAGAAGGAGACGGTGATTGTGGAGGAACAGACAGAGGAAATCCAGGTGACTGAGGAGGTCACAGAGGAGGATGAGGCTGAGAAAGAAACTGAAGAGGAGAAAGCTGAAGCAGAGggtgaagaagaggagaaagttGAAGCAGAGGGTGAAGAAGAGGAGGCCAAGTCTCCTGCAAAAGAGGAGGTCAAGTCCCCAGAGAAACCCAAGTCCCCCTCAAAGGAGGAGGCCAAGACCCCAGGCGTGAAGTCCCCAGAGAAACCTGCAACCCCCTCAAAGGAGGAGGCCAAGAGCCCAGCTGCGAAGTCCCCAGAGAAACCTGCAACCCCCTCAAAGGAGGAGGCCAAGAGCCCAGCTGCAAAGTCCCCAGAGAAACCTGCAACCCCCTCAAAGGAGGAGGCCAAGAGCCCAGCTGCAAAGTCTCCAGAGAAACCCCCAACTCCCTCAAAAGAAGAGGCAAAGACTCCAGCTGTCAAATCCCCAGAAAagctcccagttccctcaaaGGAGGAGGCCAGAACCCCAACGGTGAAGTCCCCAGAGAAACCTGCAACACCCTCAAAAGAGGAGGTCAAAACTCCATCTGTCAAATCCCCAGAGAGACCCCCAACCCCCTCTAAAGAAGAGGCCAAGACCCCAGCTGTGAAGTCCCCTGAAAAACCTCCAACCCCCTCTAAAGAGGAGGCCAAGACCCCAGCTGTGAAGTCCCCTGAGAAACCTCCAACCCCCTCTAAAGAGGAGGCCAAGACCCCAGCTGTGAAGTCTCCTGAGAAACCTCCAACCCCCTCTAAAGAGGAGGCCAAGACCCCAGCTGTGAAGTCCCCTGAGAAACCTCCAACCCCCTCTAAAGAGGAGGCCAAGACTCCAACTGTGAAGTCCCCTGAGAAAGTCAAATCTCCTCTGAAGGAGGAGGCCAAGTCCCCACAGAAGGAAGTGGCCCCGGCCAAGGAGCCCACTCCCTCCCCTCCAAAAGAGCCGAAAGCCCCTGCGAAGGAAGAGCAGCCCAAGGAGGTGAAGGCTCCCTCCAAGCCTGGAGCAGAGGAGGGCAGGAAAGAGGAAGCTCCCAAGAAGGACGTCCCGGTCAAGGTGGTGGAGAAGCCCAAGGAGAAGGTGGCTGCTGTGCCAGAGCCTCCAGCCCCGCAGGTGAAGGAGCCCACCAAGCCAGGCCCCAAACCTGTGGAAGAAGGAAAGGCTGATAAGGAGGTTCCACCAAAACCTCAGCAGGAGGTTGGCAAAGTGGCTGCAAAGGAGGCTGAGAAGCCAAAAGCTGAGGAGAAG GCGGAGGAGCCCAAGAAGGAGAAGGCGGAGGAGCCCAAGAAGGAGAAGGCGGAGGAGCCCAAAGCtaaagcaaaacccaaagatGAGCCCAAAGCCAGTAAAGAGCCCCCCAAGGCTGAGCCCCCCAGCAAGGAGAGCAAAGCCCCAGAGCCAGGGAAGAAGTGA